ACCCGAGGCCACGGCTTTCCCTCCCTTCTCCCCTGCTCCAGTATATGCCGGGAAAGAAGGGAGGGTTAAAAAGGCTAGACTTCCACCATCCGCTTCTTGATGGCGTAGATGGCAGCCTGGGTGCGGTCCTCGACCTTCAATTTCCGAAAGATGCTGGTAATGTGGTTTTTTACCGTTTTCTCGCTGATGAAAAGCTTGCGGGCGATGTTGCGGTTGGATTCCCCGCGGGCAATTAAAGCAAGCACCTCTTTCTCTCTTTCCGTCAAGGCGCTGATCCCGTCGTCCTCGCGCGGGGGTGAGCTGAGGCGGTTGATTTCCCCCAGCAGCCTGCCGGTAACCACAGGGTGCAGGGCAGGCTTTCCTTCCATGACATTATAAATCGCTTTTAAGAGTTCTCCCGGCTCTACATCTTTGAGCAGATATCCCGAGGCCCCCGTCCGGATCACCTCGAGAACCTCTTCATCCTCGGCGACCGTAAGGATGATGATCCTGATTTCCGGAAACTCCCTCCGGATCACCCGGCTCGCTTCGATCCCCCCCGTTCCCGGCATCTTTAAATCCATGAGGATGACATCGGGGCGCAGGGCGCGGGCGAGGTTAATCGCCCCCTGCCCGTCCCCCGCCTCTCCAACCACCTTCAAGCGGGGATCCAGCTCCAGAACACGCCGCAGCCCCTCCCTGATGAGAGGATGATCATCAGCAATGAGTATCCTGATTTCCTCCAACTGTTTCCTCCCCCTCTTCAATGGGAATTGTCACGATAATTTCTGTCCCCTGCCCGGAGGCAGA
The window above is part of the Bacillota bacterium genome. Proteins encoded here:
- a CDS encoding response regulator transcription factor, encoding MEEIRILIADDHPLIREGLRRVLELDPRLKVVGEAGDGQGAINLARALRPDVILMDLKMPGTGGIEASRVIRREFPEIRIIILTVAEDEEVLEVIRTGASGYLLKDVEPGELLKAIYNVMEGKPALHPVVTGRLLGEINRLSSPPREDDGISALTEREKEVLALIARGESNRNIARKLFISEKTVKNHITSIFRKLKVEDRTQAAIYAIKKRMVEV